Sequence from the Trichocoleus sp. FACHB-46 genome:
ACACAAACTCCCATCGGAATCTGGTCCAGTAAACCAAATTTTTCTGCAATCAGTTGGGCTTCATTCATGCTGATTCTTCCAAGCCAAGATTTAGAGCTGTGAGCAGCGTGTCGAGAGCGCCCAATTTGAAAATTAAGATGATGTCTCCAGCAATTAGGAGTTGTTCGATAGTGAAGCGAGCTTTGGCAATCAGAACGGCAGCGCTGGCAATCTCAAAGTCGTGAGAAGTTAAGAGATTGCCAACGGTATCTTCTAAATAAATGGGTAGCGAGTAGTTGAGATGTTGCTGGAGGACATTGCTAATCGAACCCATCACTCCATTGATCACAATGTTGCCAACTTCGCTCAGAGTGCCAATCTTGACGGCATCCAAGTCGTATAAGTCAAATTCCTCGCGAGTTAAAACTGCAACTAGTTTGGAGGCACTATCGGTCGGAAACACGAGTTGAGCCACGCCTGCAAAGGAACCATTGAAGCCTAACCGTACCGCTGAGATCGGTGCTATGCCTAGCTGCTGTTCTAAATCTTGTTGGACTTCGGCAGATGAAATTAACTTTGTATATGGGATTTGTAAATGGACATGAGAACCAACCATTTCATTCAGAATGCTAGCGGCTCGTCCGACACCAATATTGACTAGCTCTTGCAAAGCGTCTAGCTCATAGACCGTTGGCATCATGGAGTGATTCCT
This genomic interval carries:
- a CDS encoding chemotaxis protein CheC; protein product: MMPTVYELDALQELVNIGVGRAASILNEMVGSHVHLQIPYTKLISSAEVQQDLEQQLGIAPISAVRLGFNGSFAGVAQLVFPTDSASKLVAVLTREEFDLYDLDAVKIGTLSEVGNIVINGVMGSISNVLQQHLNYSLPIYLEDTVGNLLTSHDFEIASAAVLIAKARFTIEQLLIAGDIILIFKLGALDTLLTALNLGLEESA